CAAACCTACGCAACAACCCAAATTTAGCCACGCTACATATACAGCTAAACCTTTACGCCTGTGCTTGCACAAATCGGCGATAGGCAAAAAACGACAACAAGGCATTTAGTATCACGGCAACGCCCGCAATTACAAACCAATTCATGATACCCACGCCCTCTGCTACCGGCGATGCAATAACAAGACCCAGAGGCATAGTCACCACACTGAGCATCTGCCGCAAAGCAAATGCGCGGCCCAGCTTCTCAGAGGGAATAACCCGCTGCATATATGCTGTCATAGGTACATTAAAGCCTTGATAAAAGACGCAGAGTACAAACGAAATGGCCACGTACAACAACCAGCCAACGTAATTCGGCGGCACTATGCCCAATGCAAAGGTAGCTACACCGCAAACACCCAGTGAACTGAGCGCAAAACGAAACTCATGTGAAAGCTTAAGTTGCGCCATAGCACCACCCGCAAGCAACATTCCTAATGAGGAGACAACTTCTTCAATGCTTGCCTCAAAACTACCAAGCTTAAAGAAACTCGCTGTTACCAAGGGAAACATAGGCATAAGCGGCATAAAAAACAAATCAAAACTAAAGATTGAGATGATAAGGATACCTAGACTTGCATCTCCTGTATAAACCGCGACACCCTCACGCATCTCGCTAAGCATACGTATAAGTGCATGACCTTCACTGCGCACAGGCAATTGCTCAAGACTAGGCACAGGAACCGGCCAGAGACAAACAGACGCTGCAACAGCTCCCACAAGGTCAGTTATGAGTAACATATTAAGAGGCATCGCCGCATACAGAACAGCGCCTAGGGCAGGACCTACAAGGTAGGCTGCATGATTGACCATCTGTGTTATTCCACCAGCACGAATAAGTTCTGCTTTTGGAACAATTTGAGGAATCATGGCCTGCATAGCTGGCGGCTGAAAAGCACCGAGTGCTGAACGAAGAGCCAACGTGAGCAAAATTGCCCAAGCAGGTGTGCCAATTCCCATCATAATCAGCGCCAGCGCTAAGGCGAGTATACCAACTGACAAATCAGAGGCGATACAAACAAGTTTACGGTTGAGGCGGTCAGCCACAATGCCAGCTACCGGCGATAGTAAAGCCTGCGGAACATATCCCGCAAGCCCCGCCAAGCCCATCATAGCAGGTGAGCCAGTATCGATGGTGAGCTGCCACATGAGCGCAAACTGCACCGCTGAACTGCCAATAAGCGAGATTGCCTGACCGGCGGAGATAATGTAGAACATTCGCTGCCAAGATGGAGAGGCTGAAGCTGGTTCACCAGTGATAGCATGCGCAGTAACAAGCTGTTCGTCTACATCCTGCTTGTTATCAGTTTGTTCATGTTTGGTCATAGGGCTCTCCTCTCCTTGCAATCAAATAAAAGCCAGCAGAATATCGTGCAACCAAGCATACAAGAATTTAGCTACAAGCAATATACGTCTAAATTGCACCCTCGAAATCAAATAGACACATAGCAGGTATTTCTCGCAAATTTGAACACGCCCGCAAGCACGTCTGCTAGCATTACGGAACTTCATCTGCTGAGTACGAAGCCGCCTGCGCACAGCGAAGGGCTTTTGTGCTTTGCAGGTGGTAGCGAGCTGTGCGGTGAGTAAGATTTATCGCTCGGCACGCAGTTAGACCACTACGGCACAAGGAGGAGATATGGCAGAAGCAGCCGTAAGCACACCGGAACATGCATCCCCACGGACGCAGTTCAAGATTCCACGTTTACCCGGTGACATCATGATTTACCCGATGATTGCAGGCCTTCTTATTAACACCTTTTGTCCGCAGCTTCTTGAGATTGGCGGCTTTTTTACCGCAGCAGCTCGCGGGGGTGCTAATACCATTGTGGCGGCAATTTTGCTTTTTGTTGGCGCCGGCATCTCATTTAAGGCAACCCCTGCTGCCATCAAAACAGGTGTTGTAATTCTTATCCCTAAGCTTGTAGTTGCTACCGCTCTCGGACTTGTTGTTGCGCATGTCTTCAACGATAACTTCCTTGGTCTATCCTCGGTCGCCATTATTTCTGCTATTTCATTTTGCAATATGGCACTCTACACCGGCATCATGGGCGAATACGGGGACGAAGCTGAGCGCGGTGCTGTTGGTGTGCTTTTCTTCACCGCAGGTCCTGCAGTCACGATGATTATCCTTGGAGTAGCAGGGGTTGCATCAATTCCGCTGGGTACTATCGTGGGTTCAATCTTGCCGCTCGTTATTGGCATTGTATTAGGAAACATCTTCCCCTTCATTCGTCAACTGTTAACACTGGGTGCAAATCCCGCAATCGCTGTTGTAGGCTTTCAGCTTGGCTGCGGCATGAGTCTTACAAACTTTATTTCGGGTGGTATTTCCGGTATTTTACTTGGTCTTATTGCATTTTTTGTAGTAGGAACTATCACCTGTGTATTTGAACGCCTCTTAGGTGGGCGCGGGCGAGCTGCTGTTGCAAGCTCAACAGTTGCAGGTACCGCAATGACCACGCCTGTAGCGCTTGTTGAAGTATCACCTGCGTATGCCGCAATTGCCCCTATTGCTGCAGCTCAAATTGCAACAGCCGTAATTGTTACTGCAGTTATAGCACCAATTTTAACAGGCTGGTATGACAAGCGTTTTTGCAAAGATACTACCGAGGTAGCTCAAAGCTTATAGCTGCAGGTATCCAGCATGTGCATTCTCTTTTTGCGAAAGATACAGCAATAGCAGCTAACCATCTCAAACAATAAACAGATGCTCATATTCGTGCCTTATCCCACAACCAATCGGGATAAGGCACGTTTCTTATACATGCTGCTTTTTTAGCATGTTCTGAATAAGGCAACAGTAACAGTTTTTAGCAATCTTTTTGCAGTGCAGGTCTGCTACTTCTTGGCAAACTCTTGACACGCTTTTGATATAAGGCATGACGCAGTCTTGATACACGCCTGGTTCAAGCAATTCTGTCTTGACATACTCTTGATTCATGCGCTTCTTCATGGCCGCACTTAGTACTTGTAACTTGCCTTACTGCGCACGTGACACCCAAATACAGCTCAACCAACTGTACCAAATACCAGCTGTCTATAAACAACAAGAACCCTCGGATACTCACCTATTGATGCTGTGCAACATTGCAACAACATGCTATCAGGCGAGACCCGAGGGTTCTCATATGCCAAAACCTATGTGCTCGCCGGCCTATGTGGCGAGTACCAAGACTTTAGAACTTGTGACCGCACTTCTTGCAGACGCGCAGTTTGTTCTTACCGTCCTTCTCGTGACCCACACGCGTGCGCTTATTGCACTCAGGGCACACCAGATTGACATTAGATGCATCGATGGCTGCTTCCTGAGAAACAATGCCACCCTGCTGGTTTTGCTGATTGGGCTTTACGGCCTTCTTAACGACGGCCACACCCTCGACGACAACCTTACCCTCCGCAGGCAACGCACGCAAAACAGTACCCTGTTTGCCGCGATCCTTACCGGAGAGCACCTCGACCTTGTCGCCCTTCTTGATGGACATAGACATGTGGTCTCTCCCTTACTTAGAGGGTCTCGGGTGCAAGCGAGACGATCTTCATATACTTCTTGTCACGCAGCTCACGAGCAACAGGCCCGAAGATACGAGTACCAACAGGAGCACCGTCGTTGTTAATAACAACGGCAGCGTTATCGTCAAAGCGAATGTAGGAACCATCGCGACGACGAACTTCCTTAACGGTACGCACGACAACACAGCGAACAACGTCTTTCTTCTTGACGTTAGCGCCCGGTGTAGCCTCCTGCACTGCTGCGATAATTACATCGCCGATTCCCGCATAACGACGCTTGGAGCCGCCAAGCACCTTGATGCAGCGAACCTTGCGTGCGCCGGAGTTGTCGGCGACATTGAGCATGGTTTGCATTTGTATCATGGTAGTTCCTCCGAACTAGATAACCGAATGAGAGGTGCACGCTCGTGGTGTTTGTACACAACAAACGCGAACACGCGCACGTCACCGGAGTGTACAGTTCTCTGTAAGCTTACTTAGCACGCTCGACGATGCTCGTCAGGCGCCAACGCTTGGTAGCAGACAGAGGACGGCACTCCATGACCTTGACGGTATCGCCAAGACCGGCGGTGTTCTCCTCGTCGTGAACGTGCAGTTTCTTGCTGCTGTTCACCATCTTGCCATACTTGGGATGACGCTTGCGCTCTGCGATTTTAACCACGATGGTCTTATCGCCGGAAAGAGAGACAACGACACCCTGGCGGACTTTGCGCGCGTTGCGCTCAGTTGCTTCAGCCATAATTCACTCCTGACTGTTCTACTCGGTCGCAGCGGACTTCTCCGCTGCAATCTGGCGGGCACGCTGCTCCGTGAGGACACGTGCGATGTCCTTTTTCACGGCTTGAACACGAGCGGTGTTATCAAGCTGGCTGGTAGCCATCTGAAAACGAAGGTTAAAGAGCTCGGCACGACCCTCTTTGAGCTTCTGGCTCAGGGCCTCGTCTGAGAGCTCACGAATCTCTGCGGGCTTCATTACTTATCCTCCCCGTTCTGCTGAGCGGTGCGGGTCACAATTTTGGTCTTAATGGGCAGCTTGTGCTGAGCAAGACGCAAAGCCTCGCGCGCAATAGCCTCACTCACACCGGAAATCTCAAACATAACGCGACCGGGCTTAACAACGGCTACCCACTCTTCGGGGTTACCCTTACCAGAACCCATGCGCGTCTCGGCAGGCTTTTTGGTAATGGGCTTATCCGGGAAGATGGTAATGAATACGCGACCGCCACGCTTCATATAACGTGTCATCGCAATACGAGCAGCCTCAATCTGGCGATTGGTAATCCAGTGACGCTCAAGCGCCTGAATGCCATAGTCACCAAAATGGAGCTCGGTGTGACCCTTGGCAGTGCCCTTCATGGAGCCACGCTGCACCTTACGGTGAAGTACACGCTTAGGAGCAAGCACTACTGACCCCTCCTCTCATTATTGCGACGGCGGGGACGACTTGGTCCCTCAAGTGCCGGATTAGGCATAGGCTGACCCGGCAGCTTCTCACCAAGATAAATCCAGACCTTCACGCCGATAGCACCCATAGTGGTGTGCGCGGTTGAAGTGCCATAATCAATCTTTGCGCGCAGGGTATGCAGAGGAACACGACCCTCACGATACCACTCACGACGACCCATCTCGGCACCACCCAAACGACCAGAGCACTGGATACGAATACCCTTTGCGCCAGCCTTACGGGCAGATTGCACAGCTTTGCGCATAGCGCGACGGAATGCCACGCGACCCTCAAGCTGCTCAGAAATGGACTGAGCTACCAGCTCAGCGTCAAGCTCAGGACGCTTGATTTCGATTACGTCAACAGAGAGCTCGCCCTTGTTAACGCCTACAACACGCTCAAGCTCAGAGCGCAGCTGATCAATCTCTGCACCCTTCTTGCCAATAACAATGCCTGGGCGCGCAGTTAGGATAATAACCTTAACCTTGTCGCCTGCACGCTCAATCTCAACACGCGAAACAGCTGCGCGGGCAAGACGCTTCTTCAGGAAGGCGCGAACCTTGAGGTCGTTGCCGATAGTCTTGGCATAGTCCTTCTCAGCAAACCAGCGGGAGCGCCAGTTCTCAGTAATGCCAAGGCGGAAGCCAGTAGGATAGACTTTCTGACCCATACGTTACTTACGCCTCCTTCCGGGGAGCGACGACAATAGTGATGTGGCTCGTGCGCTTGAGAATGCGGGATGCAGAACCCTTTGCACGAGGACGGATACGCTTGAGCGTCGGACCTTCATCGACATAAGCGGCCTTGACAACAAGGTCGTTTGCGTTCAGGCCATTGTTGTTTTCTGCGTTTGCCACGGCAGAACGCAGTACCTTCTCAACATCAACCGCAACGCTGCGATCTGAGAAGTGAAGGATATCAAATGCGGCTGCCACATTTTTGCCGCGGACGAGATCCACGACCAGGCGAGCCTTACCGGGGGAAACGCGCACATACTTAGCAGTAGCGCGTACCTCGCGGCTCTGGGTATCGGTTGACTGAGTTGCCATTTACGAAAAACCCCCTACTTGGCCTTGTGGCCACGGAACGTACGAGTTGGTGCAAACTCGCCCAGCTTGTGACCAACCATGGACTCGGTGACATACACGGGCACGTGCTTGCGGCCGTCGTGGACAGCAATCGTGTGACCGACCATCTCAGGAAAGATGGTGCTGGCGCGTGACCAGGTCTTAACGACGTCCTTCTTACCTGCCTCGTTCATCGCGGTGATACGCGAGAGGAGACGCGTCTCGACGAACGGGCCCTTTTTGAGACTTCTGCTCATTGGTGCTAACTCCTATCTCGTATCGTTACTTGGTCTTACGACGACGAATAATGAGGGCGTTTGAAACCTTCTTCTTCTTACGGGTGCGATAACCCTTGGTGGGCTTACCCCAAGGCGTTACCGATGGACGACCGGAGGTGTGGTTCTTGCCCTCACCACCACCGTGAGGGTGGTCAACCGGATTCATAACGGTACCGCGAACCGTAGGACGAACGTTAAGCTTACGCTTACGGCCAGCTTTACCAATCACGATGTTGGAATGCTCCGCATTACCTACCTCACCAACCGTTGCACGGCAGGTGATAAGCACGCGACGCATCTCAGAGCTGGGCATACGCAGAATGGCATATTTGCCTTCCTTACCCATAAGCTGGCAAGCAGTACCAGCAGAACGAGCAATTGCAGCGCCCTTGCCCGGCTGGAACTCAATAGCGTGGATAAAAGTACCCACAGGAATCTCTGACAGGGGCATAGCGTTGCCGGGCTTAATGTCAGCGCCGGCACCTGAAATGACCGTGTCATCGACATTCAGGCCACGAGGTGCCAGAATGTAGCGCTTTTCACCATCTGCATAGTGAAGCAGCGCAATACGAGCAGAGCGGTTAGGATCGTACTCGATAGTGGCAACGCGGGCGGGCACACCGTCTTTGTTGCGCTTGAAGTCAATACGACGATACTGGCGCTTCACGCCGCCACCCTGATGGCGAACCGTGATGCGACCGTAGTTATTACGGCCAGCCTTCTTAGGCAGTGGCTCGAGAAGACTCTTCTCGGGCTTAGTGCAGGTAATCTCAGCAAAATCCGAGATTGTCTGCCAGCGCCTGCCTGCGCTGGTCGGCTTAAGGTGCTTTACAGCCATTACCTATCCCTTCAAATCTATCCGTTAGCCATCACAAGCTGGGATGCGGGTGTGATAACACCGGATTACCACGGTACCGGGCGGCTCCATATATGAGACCCGAGACCCCGGTCCGAGCATAGGCTCGGACACGTTACTTCAATGCACAAACCTTAAGCCTGTGCACCAAAAATCTCAATGGAGTCACCCTCAGCAAGGGTGACAACAGCCTTCTTCCAGCTACGAGTCTTACCAGCAACATAGCGAACACGCTTTGTCTTTGGCTTAACACGCAGGGTGTTCACGCGAACAACCTTAACGCTGAAAAGCTCCTCGATAGCATCTTTAATCTGGAACTTGTTTGCGTCTTTTGCAACCTCAAACGTGTACTTGTTCTCTTCCATAGAGGAGTACGAACGCTCGGAGACGATAGGACGAATGATGACGTTATGTGCGTCCATTATGCGAGCACCTCCCCAAAGTGAGTTGCGACGTCTGCAGGCATCAGAAGCGCACCATTGTTGACGATGTCATAGGTGTTGACCTCGTTGGGCGTGATGATGAACGTCTTGGGAATATTGCGGAAGGAGAGGAATGCGTTGATGTCGTCCTCACGTACGACAATGGTCAGACGCTTGCCCTCAAGGCCAAGTGCACGAAGCATAGCAACAGCAGCCTTTGTGGATGGCTTCTCAAAGCCGTAATCGTCTACCAGCACGAGCTCGTTGTCGCGAACCTTGGCGGACAAGGCGGAACGCATAGCGAGCTTAACCTCTTTGTTGTTCATGCGCTTAGCATAGCTGCGAGGCTTTGGTGCAAAGACCACGCCACCGTGGCGCCACTGGGGTGAACGTGTGGAACCTTGGCGAGCACGACCAGTGCCCTTTTGACGCCATGGCTTCTTGCCACCGCCGGAGACCTCAGAACGGGTCTTGGCAGATTGCGTGCCTTGGCGCCAGCTAGCCTGCTGGAGCTTGACAATATGGTGCATCACGTGGATGTTGGGCTCAATGCCGTAAACACCCTCGACGAGCTCGACCTCGGAGGCCTTTGCACCTTGAGCGTTCTTTACTTCAAACTTTGACATGTGACGTTTCTCCTTTGCCCTTAGGCCATGCGGATAGCGACCAGGCCATTCTTGGCACCAGGGACTGCGCCCTTGACAAGAATGAGGTTCTGCTCGGCATCGATGCGGACAACGGAAAGGTTCTTTACGGTCACGCGCTCATTGCCCATGTGACCTGCCATCTTCACGCCTTTGAGAACGCGAGCGGGATAGGCGCACTGGCCAATTGAACCTGGGTGACGCTTAAAGTGAGAACCGTGAGTCATCGGACCGCGACGCTGACCCCAGCGCTTAATGCGACCCTGGAAACCCTTACCCTTTGAGGTACCGATGACATCAACCTTGGCGACGTTCTCAAAGTCTGCAACGGTAACTTCGTCGCCTACTTTGTGCTCGTCAGCACTATCTACGCGAACCTCACGCAGATAACGAACAGGCGTAACACCTGCCTTGGCAAAGTGACCAGTCATGGGCTTGCCCACGTTTTTAGCCTTGATGCCACCAAAACCAATCTGAACAGCGTTATAGCCGTCAGTTGCCTCAGTTTTAACCTGCGAGACAGCACAGGGGCCGGCTTGAATGACCGTTACGGGTACGACGTTATCGTTGTCGTCCCATACCTGCGTCATGCCAATCTTACGGCCGAGAATCATGTTGATCATTAAATGATCCTAACCCTCGGTGGTCTTGGGACTCTGCAAGCACCCCTTGCGCTTGCCCCCAGCGGACCACTACTGACAGTGTGCCTGCATCTGAAAGACGCCTGATTTTTGACTTTGCAACCCGCGAACAGCCAAAATATGCAGGCAGAACCCTCCCGAGAATGGGCACAGCTTTGTTAGTATACACGCGCACGGGCGTATCCATAGTTTTAGCACATAGCTTTTTTGCAGGTTGTCAAGGAAGTTGCAAATCGAATGACAGCTCGGCTCAATATCTAACTAGAGCTCTGCATAATCTTGTATGCCAGCGTGACCTGCTTTTAGAATATCTGCAAGCGCTATACCAGAAGAGCGCATGCTGACAAACTCAAGGAGCATTGCAAGATTAACTCCTGCCACTACATCAAGACCACCTGCTACTATCCCACGCTTTTGTAAAAGTGCGGCACAATTACAGGGGCTTCCATAGAGTAAGTCGCAAAATATAACGACGCCTTCTCCTGTATTAACCTTGGCGGCTGCAGCCTCAAGCTTTGCGGTATAGCCCACTAAATCTTCTTCAGGCATAAGGCCACATGCAAGAATATATTCGGGGTCATCAGAAAACATCTTTACGGCATGAAGCATGCCTTCCGCCAGCATTCCATGACTTGCAATAACAATACCTTTCATAGGCTCTCTTTCTGAACGCTATCGATTAAAATGGTATAGGTGTATACGTTGAATACTCATACTGCTTACTTAACAAATGAGCTTATAGCTCACGCGAACGCGGTGCAGAAGTATCCACACCGCGTCCTTCGCTTTGTCTCAGGTGCGTCTACTGCTGTTTTATGCCTAAACAACACCTAACGCTGCAAACAACAATGATGCTATAAGTGTTCCAAGCACAAGTTTCACGATACTTGCATGCTTCTTATGAATGAGCAGGTAATATACAAACAGGATAGCAAGCTGTAAAAGTCCTGGCATCAAAGTATTAAGCTGGTCTTGAATCACCATAAAGGACTCCCCTACGCTTACCGATAAAGCAAGCGAGAGAGCAACCATTGATGCTGTTAAGGCACCCATCATTGACATTCCAAGAATATTGGCGCCTTC
This region of Collinsella sp. zg1085 genomic DNA includes:
- the rplX gene encoding 50S ribosomal protein L24, which encodes MSMSIKKGDKVEVLSGKDRGKQGTVLRALPAEGKVVVEGVAVVKKAVKPNQQNQQGGIVSQEAAIDASNVNLVCPECNKRTRVGHEKDGKNKLRVCKKCGHKF
- the rpmC gene encoding 50S ribosomal protein L29, whose protein sequence is MKPAEIRELSDEALSQKLKEGRAELFNLRFQMATSQLDNTARVQAVKKDIARVLTEQRARQIAAEKSAATE
- the rplC gene encoding 50S ribosomal protein L3, whose product is MINMILGRKIGMTQVWDDNDNVVPVTVIQAGPCAVSQVKTEATDGYNAVQIGFGGIKAKNVGKPMTGHFAKAGVTPVRYLREVRVDSADEHKVGDEVTVADFENVAKVDVIGTSKGKGFQGRIKRWGQRRGPMTHGSHFKRHPGSIGQCAYPARVLKGVKMAGHMGNERVTVKNLSVVRIDAEQNLILVKGAVPGAKNGLVAIRMA
- the rpsS gene encoding 30S ribosomal protein S19 codes for the protein MSRSLKKGPFVETRLLSRITAMNEAGKKDVVKTWSRASTIFPEMVGHTIAVHDGRKHVPVYVTESMVGHKLGEFAPTRTFRGHKAK
- the rplN gene encoding 50S ribosomal protein L14, with the translated sequence MIQMQTMLNVADNSGARKVRCIKVLGGSKRRYAGIGDVIIAAVQEATPGANVKKKDVVRCVVVRTVKEVRRRDGSYIRFDDNAAVVINNDGAPVGTRIFGPVARELRDKKYMKIVSLAPETL
- the rplW gene encoding 50S ribosomal protein L23, which translates into the protein MDAHNVIIRPIVSERSYSSMEENKYTFEVAKDANKFQIKDAIEELFSVKVVRVNTLRVKPKTKRVRYVAGKTRSWKKAVVTLAEGDSIEIFGAQA
- a CDS encoding PTS sugar transporter subunit IIA; this encodes MKGIVIASHGMLAEGMLHAVKMFSDDPEYILACGLMPEEDLVGYTAKLEAAAAKVNTGEGVVIFCDLLYGSPCNCAALLQKRGIVAGGLDVVAGVNLAMLLEFVSMRSSGIALADILKAGHAGIQDYAEL
- the rplB gene encoding 50S ribosomal protein L2, with the translated sequence MAVKHLKPTSAGRRWQTISDFAEITCTKPEKSLLEPLPKKAGRNNYGRITVRHQGGGVKRQYRRIDFKRNKDGVPARVATIEYDPNRSARIALLHYADGEKRYILAPRGLNVDDTVISGAGADIKPGNAMPLSEIPVGTFIHAIEFQPGKGAAIARSAGTACQLMGKEGKYAILRMPSSEMRRVLITCRATVGEVGNAEHSNIVIGKAGRKRKLNVRPTVRGTVMNPVDHPHGGGEGKNHTSGRPSVTPWGKPTKGYRTRKKKKVSNALIIRRRKTK
- the rplV gene encoding 50S ribosomal protein L22; its protein translation is MATQSTDTQSREVRATAKYVRVSPGKARLVVDLVRGKNVAAAFDILHFSDRSVAVDVEKVLRSAVANAENNNGLNANDLVVKAAYVDEGPTLKRIRPRAKGSASRILKRTSHITIVVAPRKEA
- the rpsC gene encoding 30S ribosomal protein S3; the protein is MGQKVYPTGFRLGITENWRSRWFAEKDYAKTIGNDLKVRAFLKKRLARAAVSRVEIERAGDKVKVIILTARPGIVIGKKGAEIDQLRSELERVVGVNKGELSVDVIEIKRPELDAELVAQSISEQLEGRVAFRRAMRKAVQSARKAGAKGIRIQCSGRLGGAEMGRREWYREGRVPLHTLRAKIDYGTSTAHTTMGAIGVKVWIYLGEKLPGQPMPNPALEGPSRPRRRNNERRGQ
- the rpsQ gene encoding 30S ribosomal protein S17: MAEATERNARKVRQGVVVSLSGDKTIVVKIAERKRHPKYGKMVNSSKKLHVHDEENTAGLGDTVKVMECRPLSATKRWRLTSIVERAK
- the rplD gene encoding 50S ribosomal protein L4, producing the protein MSKFEVKNAQGAKASEVELVEGVYGIEPNIHVMHHIVKLQQASWRQGTQSAKTRSEVSGGGKKPWRQKGTGRARQGSTRSPQWRHGGVVFAPKPRSYAKRMNNKEVKLAMRSALSAKVRDNELVLVDDYGFEKPSTKAAVAMLRALGLEGKRLTIVVREDDINAFLSFRNIPKTFIITPNEVNTYDIVNNGALLMPADVATHFGEVLA
- a CDS encoding 2-keto-3-deoxygluconate permease — protein: MAEAAVSTPEHASPRTQFKIPRLPGDIMIYPMIAGLLINTFCPQLLEIGGFFTAAARGGANTIVAAILLFVGAGISFKATPAAIKTGVVILIPKLVVATALGLVVAHVFNDNFLGLSSVAIISAISFCNMALYTGIMGEYGDEAERGAVGVLFFTAGPAVTMIILGVAGVASIPLGTIVGSILPLVIGIVLGNIFPFIRQLLTLGANPAIAVVGFQLGCGMSLTNFISGGISGILLGLIAFFVVGTITCVFERLLGGRGRAAVASSTVAGTAMTTPVALVEVSPAYAAIAPIAAAQIATAVIVTAVIAPILTGWYDKRFCKDTTEVAQSL
- the rplP gene encoding 50S ribosomal protein L16; translated protein: MLAPKRVLHRKVQRGSMKGTAKGHTELHFGDYGIQALERHWITNRQIEAARIAMTRYMKRGGRVFITIFPDKPITKKPAETRMGSGKGNPEEWVAVVKPGRVMFEISGVSEAIAREALRLAQHKLPIKTKIVTRTAQQNGEDK
- a CDS encoding MFS transporter, with the translated sequence MTKHEQTDNKQDVDEQLVTAHAITGEPASASPSWQRMFYIISAGQAISLIGSSAVQFALMWQLTIDTGSPAMMGLAGLAGYVPQALLSPVAGIVADRLNRKLVCIASDLSVGILALALALIMMGIGTPAWAILLTLALRSALGAFQPPAMQAMIPQIVPKAELIRAGGITQMVNHAAYLVGPALGAVLYAAMPLNMLLITDLVGAVAASVCLWPVPVPSLEQLPVRSEGHALIRMLSEMREGVAVYTGDASLGILIISIFSFDLFFMPLMPMFPLVTASFFKLGSFEASIEEVVSSLGMLLAGGAMAQLKLSHEFRFALSSLGVCGVATFALGIVPPNYVGWLLYVAISFVLCVFYQGFNVPMTAYMQRVIPSEKLGRAFALRQMLSVVTMPLGLVIASPVAEGVGIMNWFVIAGVAVILNALLSFFAYRRFVQAQA